One genomic segment of Zerene cesonia ecotype Mississippi chromosome 27, Zerene_cesonia_1.1, whole genome shotgun sequence includes these proteins:
- the LOC119837415 gene encoding nuclear pore complex protein Nup58-like, producing the protein MSFSFGTPSSAPATTGLSGGFNFGANKPATPGFGLGATSQPSTGLFGTPATSAPAFGTTTPAFGSTFGATSTAQPTFGASTTPAFGATATPAFGATTTPAFGATATPAFGATTTPAFGTTATPAFGATSAAPAFGATSSAPAFGAASTAPTFGTATPAFGSTSSAPAFGTAAPTFGASSAAPAFGTTTPAFGAANTSFGTGLGTGGLSFGTAATTASTGLSFGTTTTTSAGLGGLGSFGFGATTTAQSGLGLFASTTTTSSSFATPSLGLGGAVPTSGTTGASDGKTEPPKQTKLPNEIGTTVESFKEFVKKQKSLSSDIMRVSIKPLQKVSREAECTLRAALSLCGETSRCRAQSRRLRASAAAALAAAETAAREPLGSELEGITPPTYVKELISELEQQIITFRRQMDVADKQMQSSPKLLTEQELTLGIRRMHESLVALAGRLQAVHSQVEAQKEQYLNLRKYVLKDPTNVFETQSANASLDQILRDAEGTRKKTKSGNFSDVGLSSAVLSDPRAALGNIRHLAGPTPFTYLGSTLSTFPVAETPGSNWQPTPQPNLNASMNTTFGAQADAFQLQKPPGKRGKQ; encoded by the exons ATGTCGTTTTCATTTGGTACACCTTCAAGTGCTCCCGCAACTACTGGTTTATCTGGTGGTTTTAATTTCGGAGCTAACAA acCAGCAACTCCCGGTTTTGGGTTAGGTGCTACATCGCAGCCATCTACTGGTTTGTTTGGCACGCCAGCGACATCGGCGCCCGCGTTTGGGACCACTACACCCGCTTTCGGCTCGACGTTTGGCGCTACCTCAACAGCCCAGCCAACGTTTGGCGCTAGTACCACACCGGCATTTGGGGCCACAGCAACACCAGCATTTGGAGCCACAACAACGCCAGCTTTTGGGGCCACAGCAACACCAGCATTTGGAGCCACAACAACGCCAGCTTTTGGGACCACTGCGACACCAGCATTTGGTGCTACTTCCGCAGCTCCTGCTTTTGGTGCTACGTCTAGTGCCCCTGCGTTTGGTGCAGCATCGACTGCCCCAACTTTTGGGACCGCAACACCTGCCTTTGGCTCAACATCATCTGCTCCAGCATTTGGAACAGCAGCTCCGACTTTTGGTGCTAGCTCCGCAGCACCTGCATTTG gTACAACAACTCCTGCATTTGGTGCGGCAAATACATCATTTGGGACTGGATTAGGCACTGGAGGCTTGAGTTTTGGTACTgcagccaccactgcttctaCAG GTTTATCATTTGGTACAACAACAACCACCAGTGCAGGTTTAGGCGGGCTCGGTAGTTTCGGGTTCGGTGCCACCACCACAGCTCAGTCTGGTTTGGGTTTGTTTGCTTCTACTACCACTACCAGTAGTAGTTTTG ctACACCAAGTTTGGGATTGGGCGGTGCGGTACCTACAAGCGGTACGACTGGTGCTTCTGATGGAAAAA CTGAGCCGCCAAAACAGACAAAACTACCCAATGAAATAGGTACAACAGTGGAATCCTTCAAGGAGTTTGTTAAGAAGCAAAAGTCCCTCAGCTCTGATATAATGCGGGTGTCCATTAAGCCGCTACAAAAG GTGAGCCGCGAAGCAGAGTGCACTCTTCGCGCAGCCCTATCTCTCTGCGGTGAGACGTCCCGCTGCAGGGCGCAGTCCCGCCGGCTCAGGGCTTCGGCGGCCGCCGCGCTTGCCGCTGCCGAGACTGCGGCTAGAGAACCACTCG GCTCAGAACTCGAGGGCATAACACCGCCAACGTACGTGAAGGAATTAATATCGGAATTGGAGCAGCAAATTATAACATTCCGCCGTCAAATGGACGTCGCAGATAAGCAAATGCAATCGTCGCCGAAACTGCTTACTGAACAAG aACTGACGCTCGGTATACGTCGCATGCACGAGTCGCTAGTGGCGCTGGCCGGTCGCCTGCAAGCCGTGCATTCGCAGGTTGAAGCTCAGAAGGAACAATACTTGAATTTAAGGAAATATGTCCTGAAGGACCCGACAAATGTGTTTGAGACGCAGTCCG CAAATGCGAGCCTAGACCAGATACTACGAGATGCTGAGGGCACAAGGAAGAAAACAAAATCTGGCAACTTTAGTGATGTCGGTCTGAGTAGTGCTGTGCTTTCTGACCCACGGGCTGCATTAG GAAACATACGACATTTGGCTGGTCCAACTCCATTCACATACCTCGGCAGTACACTGTCTACATTCCCTGTTGCAGAGACCCCAG GATCAAACTGGCAACCAACACCACAGCCGAACCTCAACGCATCAATGAACACAACCTTTGGTGCCCAAGCGGATGCCTTTCAGCTACAGAAACCTCCGGGGAAGCGCGGGAAGCAATGA